The Sinorhizobium alkalisoli genomic interval GCCGTCGAGAGCGGCGGATCATCCCCGGCAGCCAGAGCCGAAGCGATTACCGTCCTGGAAGCCCGCCGCTACCTTGGCGTGGCCATGAACCCGAATTCGGCGTCGGTTACGAGCGCGATCGCCGGTGACGCCGAATGGGTGCAGGCGCTCCAGTCGAGCCTTTCCCTGACGCAGCCGGAGGCGCTGGGCCAGGCGGGCAAGACCCTGAACACACTGAAGATCCAGATGCACCCAATCGACCTCGGCACGGTTACGGCGACGCTGCGCCTCAAGGACGACGAACTCCAGGTCGAACTGAAGGTGGAGACGGGCGACGCCTATCGGCAGTTGCGCGACGACCAGGGCGAGATGGTGAGAGCCCTTCGCGCCCAGGGCTTCGCGGTCGACCAGGTGAACATCACGCTCAGTGCCGGCGGCGACACGTCGAGCGGCAATGGCTCGCAGGCGCAGGCCGGTTCCGGTCAATCCGGGCGCGAGCGGGCCGGTGAGGGCAATGGCGAAGGACGTCAGCGGCAGGACGGCAGCCAGGCCGCCGCGGCAGAGAGGTGGACAGGCAATGACGGAACGGATGATGCGTCGACTGGCGCTGAGCGCGCTCGCGCTGGTTACGTCTACATGTAGCGCCTTGGCGAGCGCGGGCGCCTGTGAAGGTGAAATCGTCGCCGCCGCTGCGAAATATGGCATTCCCACCGGAATTCTCTATTCCGTCGGCCTGGCGGAGACCGGCCGCAAGGGATCCCTTCAGCCCTATGCGATGAATGTCGAGGGCAAGGCCTATTTCGGAAGCAGCGCACGGGACGTTCTGGCACAATTCGACGCGGCGCGGGCGCATGGCGCAAAGCTCATCGATCTCGGGTGCATGCAGATCAATTATCACTTTCACGGCGAGCATTTCCGTTCGCCGGAGGAAATGCTCGATCCGCGCCGGAATGTCGAATACGCCGCCCGATTCCTGTCCACCCTGCGCGCCAGGCACGAGAGCTGGACGATGGCCGTTGCGCGCTACCACGCCGGGCCGAACAACGATCCGGCGCAAAAGCAATATGTCTGCCGCGTCATCGCCAATCTCGTTGCGACCGGCTACGGCAAGTGGACGCCGAATGCGGCGCAGTTCTGCAAATAACAATCAACAGTTGCATTTCTGACGTTCGTTCCTCATTGTGGCCACAATGCGGAGAGATTGTGACTGCAAGGACTTTTGTCGCATGGCGTTAACTTTTCCACGCGACGATAGTGGCATGGTTAACAATTGCCTACTAGATATAGATCAAATCGGCACCCTTTCCTTAATCAATTGTTAAAAACCCCCCTTAATTTTATCTAGTTGTTCGTGAATCCCACGATTCGTACCTCTCAACCAGTGAGACACCCATACTGATTCGGAGGCGGACGAATGATCGTGGTGGTTGATGAACGAGGGCTTGTGAAGGAGGGCTATACGTCCCTGTTCGGGCGCGAGGGCATTCCCTCGACGGGCTTCGATCCGAAGGAATTCGGCGAATGGGTGAGCACGGCCGCCGATTCCGACATCGATGCGGTCGAGGCCTTCCTGATCGGCCAGGGCGAAAGCGCGATGGCCTTGCCGCGTGCCATTCGTGACCGCTCCGAGGCTCCCGTCATCGCCATGAGCGACACGCCGTCGCTCGAGACCACGCTGGCGCTGTTCGACTGCGGCGTCGATGACGTCGTGCGCAAGCCGGTTCACCCGAGGGAGATCCTCGCGCGTGTTGCGGCGATCCGCCGGCGCCTCAAGGCAATCGCCAACTACACTGATATCGGCGCCATTCGTGTCTTTGCCGACGGACGCGACCCGGAGATCAACGGCGAGGTCTTCGCCTTGCCGCGGCGTGAGCGGCGCATCCTTGAATACCTCATCGCCAATCGCGGCCGCCGTGTCTCCAAGTCGCAGATATTCAATGCCATCTACGGCATCTTCGACGAGGACGTCGAGGAGAATGTCGTCGAGAGCCATATCAGCAAGCTGCGCAAGAAGCTGCGCAAGAAGCTTGGCTTCGACCCGATCGATTCCAAGCGCTTCCTTGGCTACTGCATCGACTGGACCTGAGGCCGAACTGCGGGAAATCCAACCAATACAGGTTCACGCAAGGCCGGGCTTCTAGTCTCCGGAAGAAGCAGGAAACGAGGATCGAAATGAGTCTCTATGGTACCATGAGAACGGGCGTCTCAGGCATGAACGCCCAGGCCAACCGCCTCAGCACGGTGGCTGAGAACATCGCAAATTCCAGCACGGTCGGCTACAAGCGTGCATCGACTGAATTCTCCTCGATGATCCTGCCGTCGAGCAGCGGCTCCTATAATTCCGGCGGCGTCCAGACCCAGGTGCGCTACAGCATTGCCGACCAGGGGGCGACGACCTATACGAGCTCGGCCAGCGACCTTGCGATAAGCGGCGGCGGCTTCTTCATCGTCGAGGGTGCCAATGGCCAGGAATACCTGACGCGCGCCGGAGCCTTCGTCCAGGACGACCAGGGCAATCTCGTCAATGCAGCCGGCTTCACGCTGATGGGCTACGAATACCAGGCCGGCGTCGACCCGACCGTCGTCGTCAACGGATTCGATGGTCTGACCAAGGTCAATCTGGCCTCGGAAGGCCTGACGGCGACCGGCTCGACCGCGGGCTTGATGGGTGCGAACCTGCCCTCAGGCGCCGCTAATGGCGACGTATTCACGACCTCGCTCATCGTTTACGACAGCCAGGGCAACACGCGCATCCTGGATTTCAATTACGAGAAGCTTGCCGATAACCAGTGGGAACTGGAGATCATCGACCGGACGTCGAGCACGTCTCTCGGCACCGCGACCCTGGATTTCGACGCCGACGGCGTGTTGACCACCTCGCCGGCGACCTTGACACTCAATGGTGGCGCGATCAGCCCGATCGCCGGGACTGGCGCCGTTCTCAACGATATCGACATCGACTTCTCCAAGACGACCCAGCTCGGAACCTCCTTCACGCCTGACGGTGGCAAGATCGACGGGAACGCGCCGAGCAAGATTTCAGGCTACCAGATCGATTCGGACGGTGTCGTCTATATCAAGTATGCCAACGGTGAACTCGAGCCGCGCTACCGAATCGCGCTTGCCAATGTCCAGAGCCCCGACAAGCTGGTGCCGCAGTCGGGCAACGTCTACTCGCAAGGCGTTGATTCCGGCGTCATCATTACCGGGTTTGCCGGCTCCGGCAGCTTCGGCACCATTCTTTCCGGCGCGCTCGAGAGCTCCAACGTCGATATCGCTGATGAGCTGACCTCGATGATCGAATCGCAGCGCAACTACACGGCCAATTCCAAGGTCTTCCAGACCGGCTCGGAGTTGCTCGAAGTCCTCGTGAATCTGAAGCGGTAATACCAAGAAGACGGTCCCAGCATGTCGTTGTCCTCCGCAATCGCGATCGCACAGTCAGCATTCAGCACCACGGCGCAGCAGACGGCCACGGTGTCGAAGAACGTGGCCAATGCGAGCAACGCGGATTACTCGCGCCGCATGGCCATGCTGGGAACCACCGCGGGCGGCGCTCAGATCGTCTCGATCTACCGCGCGCAGAACGAGGCGCTATTCAAGCAGAACCTCGCCAGCATTTCGCAGTCATCCGCACAGAGCAGCCTGCTCGCCGATCTGGAAATCCTGAAATCCGCGCTCGGCGGCAACGACTACGAGACGGCGCCCTCGACCTATCTCTCTGCCTTCCGCAACAGTCTGCAGACCCTCGCCTCGACGCCGGGCAATTCGACCCTGGCCGCAACCGTGGTGGCAGATGCAACCGATCTCGCCAACTCGATCAGCAATACGTCTGCGGCCGTTCAGGACTTGCGTCTCGGCGCTGACAAGCAAATCGCCGAGGCGGTCGACAACCTGAATGCGCTGCTGGCACGATTCGAGATCGCGAACAATGCAGTCAAGTCCGCGACGGCGGCCGGAACGGATACGACCGCCGCGCTCGACGACCGTGACAAGCTTTTGAAACAGATATCGGAACTGGTTGGCATCTCGACGGTCACCAGAGCCAACAACGACACCGTCATCTACACAACCGGCGGCACCGTTCTCTTCGAAACCCTGGCGCGGCAAGTCAGCTTCACGCCGACCTCGGCCTACGGCGCCACCACCACCGGCAACGCCATCCTTGTCGACGGCGTGCCGATTTCGGCCGGCTCGGGTGCGGATACGACGGCGCAGGGCAAGCTTGCGAGCCTGCTGCAACTGCGCGACGACATCGCGCCGACCTTCCAGTCGCAGCTCGACGAGATGGCGCGCGGCCTGGTCGAACTCTTCCAGGAAGGCGGTTCTCCCGGGCTCTTCACCTGGGCGGATGGCAACGTTCCTGCCGCCGGCACGATCGAAGCAGGCATGGCCAGTTCCCTGATCGTCAATCCGCTTGCGAAGTCGAATCCATTCTTGCTGCGCGACGGCGGTTTCAACGGCGTCGTCTCAAACGCGGATGGTGCGTCGGGCTATACCGACCTGCTCGACGGCTACATCGCTGCCATGGACACCGACATGACGTTCGATGCGGCGACGGGGCTCGACGGCACGAGCTCGATCATGGAGTTCGCAGCGGCATCGATCGGCTGGTTCGAGCAGATCCGCAGTGCTGCCTCCGCAGCCGCCGAGAACAAGACGGCGCTTTTGGCGCGCACCGAAGAGGCGCTCGGCAATGTGACCGGCGTCAGCATCGACGAGGAAATGTCGCTGCTCCTCGATCTGGAGCAATCCTACAAGGCATCGGCCAAGTTGATCAGTACCGTGGACGCCATGATGGCGGCCCTTCTGGAAGCCGTGAGGTAATCATGAAGACATCCTTCGTTTCAAACCTGGCAGTGCAAAATGCCATGCGCCTGACCATTCAGCAGGGTCAGACGGAACTGCTGAAGCTCGAAACGGAGATATCGACGGGCCGGCTTGCGGATGTCGGCGTCGCGCTCGGCTCCTCCACCGAACGCTCGGTCAGCCTGAGGCGGGAGCTGACGCGCCTCGAAACCCTGACCGACACGAACGCGATCGTCACCCAGAGGCTCGCTGCGTCGCAGGAATCGCTCTCGCTGATGGCGCAAGCCGCCGAGCAACTGCGCAACACGCTCGTCACCTTCAAGGGCAACGACTCGGTGGACCAGCTATCGGTCCAGAACAGCGAAATCGTGAGCGCGATGTCGATGTTCACGGCGGCCGCGAACACGTCCTTCAATGGCGAATTTCTCTTTGCGGGCATCAATACCGACGTGATGCCTTTCGAAGACTACAATGCTACCGCCTCGTCCGCAAAGGCGACCTTCGACGCCGAACTTGCCGCCTACATGACGGCGAACGGCATCGGTTCCATGAGCGACTTCACCCGGGCGCAAATGGAAGACTTCATCACCAACACGCTGGCCCCGCTGTACGACGACGACGCCCAATGGGCTGCCGACTGGTCTCAATCCTCGAGCCAGAACATGACCAGCCGCATCAGCGCGGGTGAGGTGATTCAAAGCTCGACGAACGCGACGACGGACGGCTTCCGGAAGTTCGCTCTTGCCAGCGTGATCGCGTCGGAACTCATGGACGCGGATATCAGCTCCGAGGTGCGCACCTATATCGGCGAAGCGGCGATCGGCTATGTCGCTGAGGCGATCACCGACATCACCGCCGAGCGCAGCATGCTCGGCATCTCTGAAGCGCGCGTAGAAAAGGCCAATACCTCGCTTGAGGTTCAGATCAACCTGATCAACACGCACATCACCGACCTCGAGGGTATCGACGCCTACGCGGCCTCGACCCGGATGAACACTTTGCTAACGCAGATGGAGACATCCTACACGCTGACAGCGCGGATCCAGCAGTTGAATTTGATAAATTTCCTCTGATGACGAGAGGATAAGGACAAGCATGAAGGATGTCTGAATGTATCAGTTTGCATACGCCGAGATCATGGAGGAAGGCGTAGCCGTTTCCAAGGATCGAGAGAAACAGGTCCTGAACCGCTCGATCGCGCTTTTGGAGGCGGCAAAGCAGCAGAAGGGATATGCGAGGGAGGCAATCGAGGCGATCTATTTCACACGGCGCCTTTGGATACGTTTCATCGAAGACCTGCGCACCCCCGACAACCAGCTGGACGCCGAATTGCGCGCCAATCTGATTTCCATCGGGATCTGGATTCTGAACGAAATGGAGAAGATCCGCAGGCGCGAATCCTCCAATTTCCAAGGTATTATCGACATCACCACCATCATCAGGGATGGACTGAAATGAAAAGCACACTGCGTATCTCGCTGAAGTCGGGCGAACGAATCTTTGTGAACGGCGCGGTGCTTCGCGTTGACCGCAAGGTTGCGGTCGAATTCCTGAACGACGTCACCTTCCTCTTGGAAAATCATGTCCTGCAGCCGGAAGATGCGACGACGCCGCTTAGGCAGCTTTATTTCATCGGCCAGATGATCCTGATCAATCCCGAAGGGGCAGAACAGTCGACAGCCATGTTCCGCAAGTCGGTCGTGATGCTTCTGACCTGCTTCAAGAACGAGGAAGTGCTGGCGGAACTGAAGCGCATCGACGGCCTTGTCACGCAGGGCCGCGCCTTCGAGGCACTGAAGGCGATCCGCGCCCTCTATCCGATAGAGGACCGTATCCTCAACCAGCAGGAGATGGCGCCTCAGATCGTCGAGAATATCCGCAGGGAGATTGCCCCATGGCGGTAAGCGGCGTCACGTCGAGCACTTCGACGACCAACACGCCGAGCTCAACTTCGACGAGCAATGCGGATGCGACCGATGCGACCCTGAATTACCAGAGCTTCCTCAAGCTTCTGGTTGCGCAGATGAAGAACCAGGATCCGACCGACCCGATGGATGCGAGCGAGCAGATTGCTCAGCTTGCGACCTTCTCCCAGGTCGAACAGACGATCAAGACGAACAAGAACCTCGAGAGCCTGCTGGCAAGCGAATCCCTGACGCAGGCCTCGACCTATATCGGCAAGACGATCACCAGCAGCGACGGTCAGACGAGCGGCATCGTCGCCCAGGTCGAAGTGACGTCCGATGGTGTCACGGCGATCACGACGACCGGCAAGGAGATCGCCATCCAGACCGGCATTACGGTTTCGAGCACATCGTCGGATTAATATATAAGGCGGCGGGGCGTCGACCGCTGTTGGAACAGGGGTGCGCCGCTTGACGCGAATCGACGGTGCTGTGATCCTCTTCCAATCAGCACTCCACGCCGCCTGATCGGAAGCGCAAGTCGCGGCATCTCGAAACGGCTCCTGACAGGACCATCCGAATGAACGAAGCAGACGCCCTCGACATCGTGCAGGCCGCAATCTGGACCGTGATCGTCGCCTCGGGCCCCGCGGTTCTGGCCGCCATGGTGGTCGGCGTCGTCATCGCCTTCATCCAAGCCCTGACCCAGGTTCAGGAAATGACGCTGACCTTCGTCCCGAAAATCCTGGCGGTGATGGCGACTGCGGCGCTCTCGGCGCCCTTCGTCGGCGCGCAGATCTCCATCTTCACCGACCTCATCTTCTCGCGGATCCAATCCGGGTTCTGATCGGTCGGGGAATTCCTTCCCGATACCACCCTCGCGCAAGCTTGGGCCTTTAGGTCTTCCGTCATAGTTTGGGGCAGCTTGCGTGATGGCTGCCCGCCTCTCATGAAGAGACGGAAGAGACATGGCACAACAGGCGACGCTGACCATCCCGAAACTCGCCCCGAAGAGCCGGGATATCGGCTTCGCCCTCGGGATCGTCATGATCCTGTCAATTCTGTTCCTGCCCATCCCGCCGTTCCTGATCGATCTGGGTCTCGCCTTTTCCATTGCCTTCTCAGTGCTGATCCTGATGGTTGCGCTGTGGATCCAGCGGCCGCTCGAATTCTCCTCCTTCCCGACAATCCTTCTGATCTCGACCATGACGCGCCTGTCGCTGAACATCGCGACCA includes:
- a CDS encoding transglycosylase SLT domain-containing protein; the protein is MTERMMRRLALSALALVTSTCSALASAGACEGEIVAAAAKYGIPTGILYSVGLAETGRKGSLQPYAMNVEGKAYFGSSARDVLAQFDAARAHGAKLIDLGCMQINYHFHGEHFRSPEEMLDPRRNVEYAARFLSTLRARHESWTMAVARYHAGPNNDPAQKQYVCRVIANLVATGYGKWTPNAAQFCK
- the rem gene encoding transcriptional activator Rem, which translates into the protein MIVVVDERGLVKEGYTSLFGREGIPSTGFDPKEFGEWVSTAADSDIDAVEAFLIGQGESAMALPRAIRDRSEAPVIAMSDTPSLETTLALFDCGVDDVVRKPVHPREILARVAAIRRRLKAIANYTDIGAIRVFADGRDPEINGEVFALPRRERRILEYLIANRGRRVSKSQIFNAIYGIFDEDVEENVVESHISKLRKKLRKKLGFDPIDSKRFLGYCIDWT
- a CDS encoding flagellar hook protein FlgE, encoding MSLYGTMRTGVSGMNAQANRLSTVAENIANSSTVGYKRASTEFSSMILPSSSGSYNSGGVQTQVRYSIADQGATTYTSSASDLAISGGGFFIVEGANGQEYLTRAGAFVQDDQGNLVNAAGFTLMGYEYQAGVDPTVVVNGFDGLTKVNLASEGLTATGSTAGLMGANLPSGAANGDVFTTSLIVYDSQGNTRILDFNYEKLADNQWELEIIDRTSSTSLGTATLDFDADGVLTTSPATLTLNGGAISPIAGTGAVLNDIDIDFSKTTQLGTSFTPDGGKIDGNAPSKISGYQIDSDGVVYIKYANGELEPRYRIALANVQSPDKLVPQSGNVYSQGVDSGVIITGFAGSGSFGTILSGALESSNVDIADELTSMIESQRNYTANSKVFQTGSELLEVLVNLKR
- the flgK gene encoding flagellar hook-associated protein FlgK translates to MSLSSAIAIAQSAFSTTAQQTATVSKNVANASNADYSRRMAMLGTTAGGAQIVSIYRAQNEALFKQNLASISQSSAQSSLLADLEILKSALGGNDYETAPSTYLSAFRNSLQTLASTPGNSTLAATVVADATDLANSISNTSAAVQDLRLGADKQIAEAVDNLNALLARFEIANNAVKSATAAGTDTTAALDDRDKLLKQISELVGISTVTRANNDTVIYTTGGTVLFETLARQVSFTPTSAYGATTTGNAILVDGVPISAGSGADTTAQGKLASLLQLRDDIAPTFQSQLDEMARGLVELFQEGGSPGLFTWADGNVPAAGTIEAGMASSLIVNPLAKSNPFLLRDGGFNGVVSNADGASGYTDLLDGYIAAMDTDMTFDAATGLDGTSSIMEFAAASIGWFEQIRSAASAAAENKTALLARTEEALGNVTGVSIDEEMSLLLDLEQSYKASAKLISTVDAMMAALLEAVR
- a CDS encoding flagellar hook-associated family protein; amino-acid sequence: MKTSFVSNLAVQNAMRLTIQQGQTELLKLETEISTGRLADVGVALGSSTERSVSLRRELTRLETLTDTNAIVTQRLAASQESLSLMAQAAEQLRNTLVTFKGNDSVDQLSVQNSEIVSAMSMFTAAANTSFNGEFLFAGINTDVMPFEDYNATASSAKATFDAELAAYMTANGIGSMSDFTRAQMEDFITNTLAPLYDDDAQWAADWSQSSSQNMTSRISAGEVIQSSTNATTDGFRKFALASVIASELMDADISSEVRTYIGEAAIGYVAEAITDITAERSMLGISEARVEKANTSLEVQINLINTHITDLEGIDAYAASTRMNTLLTQMETSYTLTARIQQLNLINFL
- the flaF gene encoding flagellar biosynthesis regulator FlaF translates to MYQFAYAEIMEEGVAVSKDREKQVLNRSIALLEAAKQQKGYAREAIEAIYFTRRLWIRFIEDLRTPDNQLDAELRANLISIGIWILNEMEKIRRRESSNFQGIIDITTIIRDGLK
- the flbT gene encoding flagellar biosynthesis repressor FlbT, encoding MKSTLRISLKSGERIFVNGAVLRVDRKVAVEFLNDVTFLLENHVLQPEDATTPLRQLYFIGQMILINPEGAEQSTAMFRKSVVMLLTCFKNEEVLAELKRIDGLVTQGRAFEALKAIRALYPIEDRILNQQEMAPQIVENIRREIAPWR
- the flgD gene encoding flagellar hook assembly protein FlgD; amino-acid sequence: MAVSGVTSSTSTTNTPSSTSTSNADATDATLNYQSFLKLLVAQMKNQDPTDPMDASEQIAQLATFSQVEQTIKTNKNLESLLASESLTQASTYIGKTITSSDGQTSGIVAQVEVTSDGVTAITTTGKEIAIQTGITVSSTSSD
- the fliQ gene encoding flagellar biosynthesis protein FliQ produces the protein MNEADALDIVQAAIWTVIVASGPAVLAAMVVGVVIAFIQALTQVQEMTLTFVPKILAVMATAALSAPFVGAQISIFTDLIFSRIQSGF